A stretch of Zymoseptoria tritici IPO323 chromosome 1, whole genome shotgun sequence DNA encodes these proteins:
- a CDS encoding proteasome regulatory particle subunit RPT1: MPSATGSNWEKYQKKFADDEVEEKKITPLSDEDIQVLKTYNSAPYATALKQLEKNIKDKQTSVNEKIGVKESDTGLAPPHLWDIAADRQRMSEEQPLQVARCTKIIPDENSEKSKYVINVKQIAKFVVNLGERVSPTDIEEGMRVGVDRNKYQIMLPLPPKIDPSVTMMTVEDKPDVTYGDVGGCKEQIEKLREVVEMPLLSPERFVNLGIDPPKGALLYGPPGTGKTLCARAVANRTDATFIRVIGSELVQKYVGEGARMVRELFEMARTKKACIIFFDEIDAVGGARFDDGAGGDNEVQRTMLELITQLDGFDSRGNIKVMFATNRPSTLDPALMRPGRIDRKIEFSLPDMEGRANILRIHAKSMSVERDIRWELISRLCPNSTGAELRSVATEAGMFAIRARRKVASEKDFLSAVEKVIRGGMKFNSTAAYAQYN, encoded by the exons ATGCCTTCGGCAACAGGCTCGAATTGGGAGAAATACCAGAAGAAGTTTGCCGACGATGAAgttgaagagaagaagatcacACCGCTATCAGATGA GGATATCCAAGTCCTCAAAACATACAACTCCGCACCCTACGCCACCGCCCTGAAACAACTCGAGAAAAACATCAAGGACAAGCAAACATCCGTGAACGAGAAGATCGGCGTGAAGGAATCAGACACCGGTCTCGCACCGCCACATCTCTGGGACATCGCCGCCGACCGACAACGCATGAGCGAGGAGCAGCCACTACAAGTTGCCCGATGCACGAAGATCATTCCGGACGAGAACAGCGAAAAGAGCAAGTATGTCATCAATGTCAAACAAATCGCAAAGTTTGTGGTGAACCTGGGCGAGCGCGTCAGTCCGACGGATATCGAGGAAGGCATGCGTGTGGGAGTCGACCGGAACAAGTACCAGATCATGCTTCCGCTGCCGCCCAAGATTGATCCCAGTGTCACGATGATGACTGTCGAGGACAAGCCGGATGTGACATATGGAGATGTGGGAGGCTGCAAAGAGCAGATCGAGAAGCTGCGTGAGGTCGTGGAGATGCCACTTTTGTCTCCAGAGCGGTTCGTCAACCTTGGTATCGATCCACCCAAGGGCGCGCTTCTGTACGGACCTCCGGGAACTGGTAAGACTCTTTGCGCCAGAGCCGTAGCCAACAGGACAGATGCGACCTTCATTCGTGTGATTGGCTCCGAGCTCGTGCAGAAGTACGTCGGAGAAGGAGCAAGAATGGTACGTGAGCTGTTCGAGATGGCCcggacgaagaaggcgtGTATCATTTTCTTCGACGAGATTGATGCCGTGGGTGGCGCACGTTTCGACGACGGTGCAGGTGGAGACAACGAAGTACAGCGGACTATGCTGGAACTCATCACACAATTGGACGGCTTCGACAGCAGAGGCAACATCAAGGTCATGTTCGCTACCAACAGGCCAAGCACTCTCGACCCTGCCCTCATGCGACCTGGTCGAATAGACAGGAAGATCGAGTTCTCCCTACCGGATATGGAAGGTCGAGCCAACATTCTTCGCATTCACGCCAAGTCCATGTCTGTGGAGCGCGACATCCGTTGGGAGCTGATCTCACGTCTCTGCCCGAACTCGACCGGTGCCGAGCTGCGGTCAGTGGCAACGGAGGCGGGCATGTTTGCCATTCGCGCACGGAGGAAGGTTGCGAGCGAGAAAGACTTCCTGAGTGCTGTTGAGAAGGTCATCAGAGGCGGCATGAAGTTCAACTCGACCGCGGCCTATGCGCAATACAACTAG
- a CDS encoding t-complex protein 1 subunit delta — translation MAQDAPVNAGNATFKDKAKPQAVREGNISAARAVADAIRTSLGPRGMDKMIQTGKGETIITNDGNTMLKDMSVMHPAAKMLVDLANAQDIEAGDGTTSVVVIAGSLLGAAERLLAKGIHPTIISESFQRAAARAVEILQDISVPINLADRQTLLKAASTSLSSKIVAQEPKLAPMAVDAVLRTINPTNAQNVDLRNIRILKKAGGVIDDSEMLEGLVLSQQCSKSAGGPTRIEKAKIGLIQFQLSPPKPDMENQIVVNDYRQMDKILKEERTYLLNMVKKIKKAKCNVLLIQKSILRDAVNDLSLHFLYKLGIMCVKDIERDEVEFICKSTGCKPIADIDSFTEDKLGSADLVEEVSSLGSRYTRVAGVKHTNPNAPKTVSIVARGANTLILDEAERSLHDAMCVIRCLVKKRALLPGGGAPEMAVATKLSQDALTSPYPDSICFKAFADALEIIPVTLAENAGLNSIKVVTELRARHAKGEANVGVSIKRGGVGVMGGGDEKSGSGEGVMQPLLVSTSAFELASETVKMILRIDDIALSR, via the coding sequence ATGGCGCAGGATGCGCCTGTGAACGCTGGCAATGCCACGTTCAAGGACAAGGCAAAGCCGCAGGCAGTAAGAGAAGGAAACATTTCGGCAGCGAGAGCAGTGGCCGATGCTATCAGAACGTCGCTCGGCCCTCGTGGTATGGACAAGATGATTCAGACGGGCAAAGGCGAGACGATCATCACCAACGACGGCAACACGATGCTGAAGGATATGAGTGTGATGCACCCTGCAGCCAAGATGCTGGTCGACCTCGCAAACGCACAAGACATCGAGGCTGGTGATGGCACGACTTCAGTGGTGGTCATCGCAGGCAGTCTACTCGGCGCTGCTGAGAGACTACTTGCGAAGGGCATTCACCCAACCATCATCAGTGAGAGCTTTCAGCGCGCAGCTGCTCGGGCTGTAGAGATTCTCCAGGATATCTCTGTTCCTATCAACCTCGCCGATCGACAAACACTTCTCAAAGCAGCATCAACCTCTCTTTCTTCCAAGATTGTCGCCCAGGAGCCGAAACTCGCACCCATGGCTGTGGACGCCGTACTTCGCACGATCAACCCCACCAACGCCCAGAACGTCGACCTTCGCAACATCCGCATTCTGAAGAAGGCTGGTGGTGTCATTGACGATTCGGAAATGCTCGAAGGCTTGGTGCTCAGCCAACAATGCAGCAAGAGCGCGGGCGGTCCCACACGGATTGAGAAGGCCAAGATTGGTCTAATTCAGTTCCAGCTCAGCCCTCCGAAGCCAGACATGGAGAACCAGATTGTTGTGAACGATTACCGCCAGATGGACAAGATTTTGAAAGAGGAGCGCACATACCTACTCAACATGGTtaagaagatcaagaaggcAAAGTGCAACGTTCTTCTCATTCAAAAGAGCATTCTGAGAGACGCTGTAAACGATCTGAGCTTGCACTTTCTGTACAAGCTTGGTATCATGTGCGTTAAGGACATCGAGAGAGATGAGGTGGAGTTCATTTGCAAGTCGACCGGCTGCAAGCCTATTGCAGACATCGACTCGTTCACCGAGGACAAGCTCGGATCCGCAgatttggtggaggaggtatCAAGCCTTGGTTCCCGCTACACGAGAGTTGCTGGAGTCAAGCACACAAACCCAAATGCACCCAAAACAGTCTCCATTGTTGCACGCGGAGCCAACACTCTCATCCTCGACGAAGCAGAGCGAAGTTTACACGATGCCATGTGTGTCATTCGCTGTCTCGTCAAGAAGCGTGCCCTTCTGCCTGGCGGTGGTGCGCCGGAGATGGCGGTCGCTACCAAACTATCGCAAGACGCTCTCACATCTCCTTACCCGGACAGCATATGCTTCAAAGCATTCGCAGACGCTCTCGAGATCATTCCGGTGACGCTTGCCGAGAACGCCGGTCTCAACAGCATCAAGGTCGTCACAGAACTTCGGGCGAGACACGCAAAGGGCGAGGCGAACGTCGGTGTGAGCATCAAGCGTGGAGGCGTCGGTGTcatgggaggaggagatgagaagAGCGGTTCCGGCGAGGGCGTTATGCAGCCACTTTTGGTGAGCACGAGTGCTTTCGAGCTGGCGAGCGAGACTGTGAAGATGATCTTGCGGATTGACGATATCGCGCTGTCGAGATAG